The following proteins are encoded in a genomic region of Dyadobacter sp. UC 10:
- a CDS encoding FAD binding domain-containing protein yields the protein MNNFSYKRAGSIRDALVQAGTGEHTSYIAGGTNLVDLMKYNLTRPDLLIDLNRVDDHHAIFETPEGGLMLGAFATNADTAWHPLVEARYPLLSRAILAGASAQIRNMATNGGNLLQRTRCYYFYDANVPCNKREPGSGCSAIAGYNRIMAILGASESCIAVFPSDMCVALAALRAMVHVEGREGRRRIAFADFHRLPEDTPELDNNLLPGEIITGIELPPNGFANNYSYLKLRDRNSYAFALVSVATGLELEGDVIREARIALGGVAHKPWRVSGAEEFLAGKTATPENFAHAADIILQGAAGYQHNAFKIELAKRAIVRNSMMALKPETQLPGAQPSA from the coding sequence ATGAATAATTTCAGCTACAAAAGAGCAGGCAGCATCAGGGATGCGCTTGTTCAGGCAGGCACGGGCGAGCACACCAGTTATATTGCCGGCGGCACGAATCTGGTAGATCTGATGAAATACAATCTGACCCGGCCGGACCTGCTGATCGACCTCAATCGGGTTGACGATCATCATGCAATTTTTGAAACGCCCGAGGGAGGGCTAATGCTGGGCGCATTTGCGACAAATGCAGACACGGCCTGGCACCCGCTGGTGGAAGCACGTTATCCGCTGCTTTCCCGGGCGATCCTGGCCGGAGCCTCTGCCCAGATCAGGAATATGGCGACGAACGGCGGTAACCTGCTGCAACGTACGCGCTGCTATTATTTTTACGATGCAAATGTGCCATGCAACAAGCGTGAACCAGGCTCGGGCTGTTCGGCAATCGCGGGCTACAACCGCATTATGGCAATTTTAGGTGCGAGTGAAAGCTGCATTGCCGTGTTTCCTTCTGATATGTGCGTGGCATTAGCGGCATTGCGTGCGATGGTACATGTAGAGGGGCGAGAAGGCAGGCGCAGGATTGCGTTTGCTGATTTTCACAGGTTGCCGGAAGATACCCCTGAACTTGATAATAACCTGCTCCCCGGCGAAATCATCACCGGCATTGAGCTGCCGCCCAATGGGTTCGCAAACAACTATTCCTACCTCAAACTGCGCGATCGCAATTCCTACGCATTCGCGCTGGTATCTGTTGCTACCGGGTTGGAGCTCGAAGGCGATGTGATCCGCGAAGCAAGGATTGCGTTGGGCGGCGTAGCGCACAAGCCCTGGCGAGTATCCGGGGCAGAGGAGTTTTTAGCAGGTAAAACAGCTACGCCGGAAAACTTTGCCCACGCAGCTGATATAATTCTGCAGGGCGCAGCAGGGTACCAGCACAATGCATTCAAAATAGAACTGGCGAAAAGAGCGATTGTACGTAACAGTATGATGGCATTGAAACCGGAGACGCAATTGCCTGGCGCGCAGCCATCTGCTTAA